The Thermobifida halotolerans sequence TTTCGGCCATGGTATTCCACGACAGAGCGACGGACGGCACGAACAGCTGCCCGCGTTCGAGGACTCCGGCCACGCCGACCCGCCCGCAGCCCCCTCGCCGCCCTCCAACTGGCGCAGCGGCTACCGAGACGTGCTCCGCATCGGCGAGTTCCGGGCGCTGTGGTTGGCCCACGCGCTGTCGATGACCGGCAGCTACCTGCTGAACATCGCCGTGGCGGTGCTGGTGTACCAGCGCACCGACTCCGCTCTGGCCACCGGCCTCACCCTCGCGTTGACCTTCCTGCCCCCGCTCATCGCGGGACCGCTGCTGTCGGGCCTGGCCGACCTGCTGCCCCGCCGCCGCATCATGATCGTCAGCGACGTGGTGCGCGCCGTGCTGGTCGCGTGCATCAGCATTCCCGGACTCCCGGTGGGGGCCATCTGGCTGTTGCTGTTCTGCTCGGTGCTGCCCACCATCCCGTTCGGCGCGGCCCGGGCCGCGCTACTGACCCAGATCGCCCAGGGCGAGCGCTTCGTCGCCGGTTCCACCCTCATCAACCTCACCTCCCAGGCGGGCACCCTGGTGGGCCTGGCCGCGGGCGGCGCCGTGGTCGCCCTGATCGACGCCCGTCCCGCCGTGCTCTACAACGGACTGACGTTCCTGGCCTCGGCGGCCATCATCGCGCTGTGGGTGCGCCCCAGGCCCGCGCCGACGGCCAGGGAGTCCGACCGCCCCTCCCTGTGGCAGGTCATGCGGGACGGACCGCGTCTGGTCCTCACCGACGCGCGGCTGCGCACCCTGGCCCTGCTCGCCTGGCTCGCCGGGTGCTACGTCATCCCCTACGGGATCGCCACCCCGATGGCCGCGGAGATGGGCGGCGGGGCGGCGACCGCGGGTCTCATCATGGCGGCCCCGTCGATCGGGGCGATACTCGGCGGTCTCCCGCTGACCCGCCTGGTCTCGCCGGAGACACGCACCCGCCTGCTGGGCCCCCTGGCGGTGGTCGCGTCACTCCCCCTGGTGGCCTGGGTGCTCGAACCCCCGCTGTGGGCGATGGTGCTGCTCCTGGTGGTCTCGGGCATGGCCGCGTCCTACCAGTTCGTGGCCAACGCCACGTTCGTGCTGTGCGCGCCCTCGGTCGGCCGCGGGGCGGCGTTCGGCCTGGTGGCGGCGGGACTCCAGGTCGCCCAGGGGATCAGCATCGCGGTGGCCAGCTTCCTGGTGGAACACATCGGCGCCCACCTCGTCATCGCCTCAGCGGGCGCCGTGGGTGCCCTGGGCGCCGCCGCCCTGGCGCTGCCCTGGTCCCGCCTGTCCCCCGGCGCGGTCAGGATGATGCAGGACGGCCCGGAGCGGTAGGACCCGTTCGGCGGGCCGTCGGCGCCGTCTCCCGCCGCCGCGGCGCCTCAGGCGCGCCCCCCGGCTCCCCCACCCGCTGGAAGATGTCACTGGGAAGCCGGGAGACCCGTCCGGACAGGGCGCGCAGAGTCCAGCTCACAGCTTGGACTCCTTGCCCTGGAAGGTGCGGATGATGTGCTCCAGCACCGAGGAGCCCGCCCCCTCCTCGGGGATCACCAGCCAGGCGATGATGTAGAGCAGGACGCCGCTGCCGCCCAGCAGGGTGAAGACGGCGAAGGCGAGACGGATGAGGTTGGCGTCCACCCCGAGGAACTCGCCGATACCGCCGCACACTCCGGTGATTATCCGGTTGCTGCCACTGCGTCGCAGGGTCTTCTTCGTGAAGTTCTCGCTCATGTTTCCAGACTGCCCGCGGTGGAGCGGTTCTCCCATCGGGAAGTCCCCTGGGCCGCCCCTGAGCCGACCCTGAGCGCGTTCCGGTGGACGCGGGGACGGTGCCGGCCCCGGCCGCGGGGAGATCCGCCCGCGGCCGGGGCCGGCACCGGGGAGGCCCGGCCTCCGGGTCAGTCGGCGACGGCCACGTCGGGGCTACGGTCGGCCGTCTCGGGCTCGTCCCAGCACTGCACTCCGGTCACGCCCGGCAGCCGGTCCCGGGTGAACACCGGGTTGAGGCCCTGCTTCCGCTGGTCGGTGTAGTCCTTGAGCAGGCGCACCGCCAGCGCCCCCATCGGCAGGATGGCGGCCAGGTTGAGCACCACCATGACCCCCATCGTCACGTCGGCCATGGTCCACACCAGGCTCAGCGAGGCGACGGAGCCGATGAACAGCATCAACAGAAAGACCGCCCGGTAGGCGGTCATCAGCGCGGGCTTGCTGGTCAGGAACCACAGGTTGGACTCGCCGTAGTAGTAGTTGCCCAGGGCCGAGGTGAACGCCAGGAGGAAGATGATGAGTGTGAGCATGTGCAGCGACCACGTGCCCAGGTTGGCCTCCAGCGCGTTCTGGGTGAGGGACGCGCCGACCTCCTCGCCGTAGACGGGGTTGGAGACCAGGATGATGAACGCGGTGATGGAGCAGACGACGAGGGTGTCGAAGTAGACCCCGAAGGTCTGCGTCAGCCCCTGCTTGACCGGGTGGCTCACCGCGGCGGTGGCTCCCGCGTTGGGAGCCGACCCCATGCCCGCCTCGTTGGAGAACAGGCCGCGGCGGATTCCCATCATGATCGCGGTGCCGACGCCGGCCGCGCCGATCTCGCGCAGCCCGAACGCGGAGGCGACGATGTCGGCGAGCACCGCGGGGACCCGGTCGATGTTCATGGCCACCACGGCGATGCCCATGAGCAGGTAGATCAGGGCCATGAACGGCACCGCCGTCTGGGCGACGTGGGCGATGCGGCGCACGCCGCCGAGGACGATGGCGCCGATCAGGACCACCAGTCCGACGCCGATGGCCGGGGCCAGCCACGACGCGGCCTCGGCGCCGGTGGCGGTGCTCACCGAGTTGGACACGGCGGCGACGATGCTGTTGGCCTGGACCGAGGTGAAGACGAAGCCGAACGTGAAGATGGTGACGACGGCGAAGACGGCGCCCAGCCAGCGGGACCTGAGCCCGTACAGCATGTAGTAGGCGGGGCCGCCGCGATATCCGGCCCTGTCGCGGACCTTGTACAATTGGGCCAGGGTCGACTCCACGAACGCGGCCGAGCCCGCGATGATGCCCATGACCCACATCCACAGGACGGCTCCGGGGCCGCCGAGTGCGATCGCGATCGCCACTCCCGCGACGTTGCCCGTCCCCACCCGGGCGGCGGCCGAGACCGAGAACGCCTGGAAGGACGAGATGGCCTTCTTGCCGTCGGGCGCGGTCCCGGACGGCTCGAACATGGTGCGGGCCATCTCCGGTACCAGCCTGAGTTGCACGGCTTTGGAGCGGACGGTGAAGTAGAGGCTGACGACCACGAGGAGCGGGATGGCGACGAACGTCCAGAGCTGGTCGTTCACGACGCCCAGGGCGTCGGTCAGTGCTTGCATGAGGT is a genomic window containing:
- a CDS encoding MFS transporter encodes the protein MRNPRADSFGHGIPRQSDGRHEQLPAFEDSGHADPPAAPSPPSNWRSGYRDVLRIGEFRALWLAHALSMTGSYLLNIAVAVLVYQRTDSALATGLTLALTFLPPLIAGPLLSGLADLLPRRRIMIVSDVVRAVLVACISIPGLPVGAIWLLLFCSVLPTIPFGAARAALLTQIAQGERFVAGSTLINLTSQAGTLVGLAAGGAVVALIDARPAVLYNGLTFLASAAIIALWVRPRPAPTARESDRPSLWQVMRDGPRLVLTDARLRTLALLAWLAGCYVIPYGIATPMAAEMGGGAATAGLIMAAPSIGAILGGLPLTRLVSPETRTRLLGPLAVVASLPLVAWVLEPPLWAMVLLLVVSGMAASYQFVANATFVLCAPSVGRGAAFGLVAAGLQVAQGISIAVASFLVEHIGAHLVIASAGAVGALGAAALALPWSRLSPGAVRMMQDGPER
- a CDS encoding PspC domain-containing protein; translated protein: MSENFTKKTLRRSGSNRIITGVCGGIGEFLGVDANLIRLAFAVFTLLGGSGVLLYIIAWLVIPEEGAGSSVLEHIIRTFQGKESKL
- a CDS encoding alanine/glycine:cation symporter family protein; its protein translation is MQALTDALGVVNDQLWTFVAIPLLVVVSLYFTVRSKAVQLRLVPEMARTMFEPSGTAPDGKKAISSFQAFSVSAAARVGTGNVAGVAIAIALGGPGAVLWMWVMGIIAGSAAFVESTLAQLYKVRDRAGYRGGPAYYMLYGLRSRWLGAVFAVVTIFTFGFVFTSVQANSIVAAVSNSVSTATGAEAASWLAPAIGVGLVVLIGAIVLGGVRRIAHVAQTAVPFMALIYLLMGIAVVAMNIDRVPAVLADIVASAFGLREIGAAGVGTAIMMGIRRGLFSNEAGMGSAPNAGATAAVSHPVKQGLTQTFGVYFDTLVVCSITAFIILVSNPVYGEEVGASLTQNALEANLGTWSLHMLTLIIFLLAFTSALGNYYYGESNLWFLTSKPALMTAYRAVFLLMLFIGSVASLSLVWTMADVTMGVMVVLNLAAILPMGALAVRLLKDYTDQRKQGLNPVFTRDRLPGVTGVQCWDEPETADRSPDVAVAD